ATGAATACGCAAAAGGACTTTAATGGGGATATGGTGGCGAACGGGGCTTCGATTTCTGATTTTATTGGCAAAGGCCTTTATGTGCGCGCCGCTAAGAACGGGGAAATCCCAGCAGGGGTTGCCGCTGAATACACCATCAAAGCCCGTCCGGAAAACAGTACCTCTGTGCCGGCCGACCAGATTACCCGAAGCACAACCGGCTTTAGCTTTACGCCTAACCCTCTGGGCATTTACCAGTATACCGGCGGCGGCCAGACTACGCCTAAAACCATTGTGGGCGGTAAGGTGACAGGCCTGCAGCCCGGAACGGTTTACAGCCTCATTGATTACACCTCGGCGACCGCAAATGCTTTTAAATCCGGCACCAACACCCAGGAGATCCGCACCAAGAGCGTGGTTGCGCCAGCCACCAAGGACGGCCCGGGAGCCACCCAATCAGCCAATACGGTCAAGGCCGATAAAACAGAAGCCGATTCCGGCGAGACCATTACCTATACCATTACCTATGGGGAGGGCTATACACCAAGTATGACCATTGGCGGCGATGAAATGGCCTTTGATACCGCAGCGGTTGATCCAGAGACCAAAACAGCGGTCTTTGAATACACGGTAAAAGCAGGGGATACCACGGTCAGCGCAGTGGCGCATTTTAATGAACGTGGGGTAAAAGCCGTCGATGCTCAGGAAAATAAAACCCTCTACGCAAACGATCCTTCGAACCAGTCCGCCCAGGCGCTGACTGAGAGCCTGCCGAAAAAGGTGGGCGTAACCTACGATAACCAGACAAGGGGAGAAGCGGACGCGTCCTGGCAGCTGAACAAGGACAGCCAATGGAATGTAAAGGGCGGTGACTATACCTATGAAGCCCTGGTTGGCGCCGTTAAGGTGACCCAGGCCGTTGCGGTGCTGCCAGTGTTCGCCACCTTTGAGCCAATGGGGGATATTAAGCTTCCAGTGAAGACCGACGGCTATACCGCCAATGAGCTGGGGCTTATAAACAGCATTGAGGTGACCTATACGGGCTCAGGCTTTGAAACCCAGACCGACAAAGCCGTAGCCGTTGTGTGGAGCCCGGCAGTGCCTTCCGGCTTTGGCGCCAACCCGACCGATCGTCAGCTCTTTAGTGGGAAGGTAAACGTTCCTGAATGGGCAACGATCACCAATCCAACATTGAGCCGGGAAGTTAGCTTTGGTATTCCGGTAACGGTGAATGGGTTAGTTTTCTATGATAAGCCCTATGACGGAACCGATGTTGCCAGTTGGAATGAAAATGACATTGGCAAGATGAGCCTTAAGGTGAACGGAACGACTTTACAAGGATACACCTTGCAAAAAGATAGTGGCGCGAAGATCCATCTGGACAGTCCCAACGTGGGCACGCGCACCATCGCAGGGGTCTCCGGCCTGAGCATCGCTGGCCCAGAGGCGGATAAATATGTTTTGGATTTCAGCGGCATGACCGTCACCATTACCAAGCAGACCAACGTCACAGCCCCGGACACGGTGACAGTAACATCCGGCAGCGTCACCGATACCAGCGCTGAAGTCAGCGTGACAACGCCAACTCAAGGCTATCTGTTGGAATATGCCAGCGCCGAAGCGGGTCAGCAGCCCACGATCTGGCAGACAAGCGGTACCTTTACCGGTTTAAAACCCGGCACCGCGTATGACTTCTATGCGCGCTACGCCGAAACCAGCAATAACGCCGCATCTGATGCCACAAAGACAGCTTCATCGACCAAAACCAACGCCCAGGTTGCAGCACCCACCAAGGCAGGCGCTGGAAAAAATGACCCGGCATGTACCATCACCGCCGATGTCGAACACGCTGCCAAAGACGCGAAAGTCACTTATACAGTGAAGCCGTCCGAAAATTTCAGCGTTAATGAAAACACCAGCCTCACGATCAACGGCCAGGCCGTAGAGCTGACAAAAGGCGCTGTGGATGCGAAGGGGCTTTCAACCTATACAGCACTATACACGGTCAAAGACGCGGATGCCGTGATCAAGGCCGAAGTGACCTTTAACAAACGGGCGGTTAAAACAGTTACACCCCCCGACGCCATCACCACGACAGCCAATGACCCAGTTAATGCCAGTCAGCAGACCCTGGAGCAGAGCCTGCTCCAGACCCTTGAAGTCAAGTATGACAATGGGGTAACGGGACAGGAGCTTGTACAGTGGGCTAAAAAGGGCGAAAGCCCAGACTGGGACGCTAAAGGGAAGACTTATGCTTATACAGCCACCCTGGTCAGCGATAAGAGCAAGACGACCGATCTGACGGTCACCGTCAAACCCGTCAACGCCACCATCACACCCATTCCAGAAAAGACCATCGCCATCCGCGAAAAGGCCTACACCATGGAAGAGCTGGGACTGGGCAGCACCCTTGCGGTCACCTTTGATGAAAGCGTTGAGGCCATGGACTGCCTAGTAAGCTGGAGTCCAGACACACCGGGCGATTTTGGCACCACGGGCAGTAAGGAAACCAGCAAGACGTTTGCCGGAACCGTCACCCTGCCGGGCTGGGCCACCGCTGCAGGCACAACGATTGACGCGACCGTAAAAACCGCGACGCCGTTAACCGTGACCGGCATTACCGTCACGCCAAAGGCCTATGACGGCACAACTGAGGCGACCCTAGTCTTAGACGGCGGCCAATTGTCAGGTGCAATTGCCCAGGGTGATACTGTCGAATTTAACACAAGCGCAGTCTTAGAAGCCAATTTTGATGACGCAGATGCAGGCACAGGCAAAAGCGTCACCGTGAGCGGCAACGCCCTGCAGGGTTCAGAGGCGTCTAAATATATCATTGACTGGAGCGCCTGTGATATTAAAGGCGATATTACCAAGGCAGTCGGCATTGCCGCGCCGACCACGCCGGTAGTGGACACCGGCCAAACCACCTCCACCAGTGTGACCCTAAAGCCAGTAACGATAACGGACCCTATCGCCACCGCGGCAGGCGCCAGAGTACAGTACAGTAAGGATCAGGTGAACTGGCAGGACCGTCCGGTTTTCAATGGGCTGGAGCCCGGCACTGCCTACGCCTTTTACGCCCGTGTCGGCGCAACCGGCAACACCGAAGCGTCGGCTTCGTCCGCTGCCAGCCCAACCATCACCACCAAGGTGGCCGTCGTGGCTCCGGTTCTGAGCGTTGACGGCGACTGCACGGCCGGCCAGGCGTGTAAGGTAGAGCTCTACGACGCTGCGAACAAAAAAATCAATGACCTGCTGGAGGCCGACGCAGGAACCAAGGTCAGCTACAAAATCACCTACTGCGACAGCCATACCATGCACTTTACCTTTAAAGGCAATGCGCTGGCGCTTTCAGACAGTACGCCGGGAATGCGCAGGGCACCGGACGAAAAACGCACCTGGTACTATGACTACACCATCCAGCCAGGCGATACAACCGTGACCGCCGCCGCGGAAGCCGCCCCGAAAACCGTTAAAAATATAACGGCCGATCCCATTACCATGGCGGCCAACGATGCCCGCAACCAGAGCGCAGAGACGCTTTTGAAGAGTCTGCCAAAGAGCATTAAGTTCCAGTATGACAATGGGACAGAGGGAACCGATCTGGTCGAAAACTGGACACTGAAAACAGGAGAATGGGCGCTTAAGGGGGCGAATCTGACCTATGAAGGCACCCTTAAAAATAATCCAAGAGCCAAAGTGACCCAGTCGGTGACCGTGGATCCTGTGACCGCCGAAATACAAACGAATGTTGGAAAAATCACCCTTAGGGAACGGCCCCAGGGCTATACCCTGGCCGATCTGGAAGGCGAAGGGCTGCCCATGGCGGCCAGCATCGGTTATGACAGCTATGTGGACCCGGCCGATAAAACAGCGGCCATCACATGGCAGCTGCCCGAGGACTTTGGGAAAACATCCGGCGCTGTGGACATCACCGGCAGTGTGCAGCTGCCCGAATGGGCCACCGCAGCCACTACGGATGTCATTTCAGCGAATTTTGAGATCACCGCCAGAGCGCAGGCATCATTGGAAATTGATGTGGCTGACGTTACAAAAACCTACGACGGCAGTGCCGTCATGGAAAACGTGCCGGTTAAACTGAACAGTACAAGCCTGGACCCGGCGCACAAAGCCGTCACCCTGTCCGCAGAGACAGCCACCGTCCGTTTCCAGACCCCAAATGTGGGCACAGGTTTGACCTACACCGTGGAAGGCCTGACCCTGACCGGCGCCGATGCCGACTGGTACGCCTTGAGTGCAACCTATAAAAATGGTGTCATTGAGCAAGCAGCCGTGGCCGCTCCGGCAGTCCCAGAGGCTGACAGCATCAGCCTGAACAGCATTGCGCTGAAACCCGTCGTCCTTGAGGGCGCCGCCAAGGCCGCCGGCGCCAAGGTGATCTACCAGATTTCAAAAGATAACGGCAAAACCTACGAAAACAATACAGACAAATACAGCCCGGACTTCAAAAATCTTGATCCCGGAAAGGCCTACAGCTTTAAAACCAGTGTGGAAGCCACCGCCAACACAAAGGCGTCCGAAGCCAGCGCGGGATTAACCATCCGGACAAAGTTTAACCCAGTGGCACCCATCATTGCCAAGACCTCCCCCTGTGAAGGCGGCGAATGTAAGGTCGATATGGCCGATGCCCAGGGAGCCCCCATTACAGACAAAAGTGAAGTGGGCACCGGGGACGTCATCCACTACACCATCACGAGTTGTGACAACCATACGCCAGGTAAGCTGCTCATTAACAGCAAAACCGAGGTGCCTTTATCCGGTACTGGCAAGGTGCGCACCGGCTTTTACACCGTCACCGCCCAGGACAGCCAGCTGGTCTCACAGGTCACGTTTAATGACCGTCAGGCCGTGCGTGTGGAATCACCAGAGCCCATTGAAATGTATGCCAATGACGACCGCAACCAGAGTGCCGAAAGTCTGGCGGACAGCTTATCCAAGGAAGTGGCCGTGGTCTATGACAACGGCACCAGAGGAACCGAAACCATTCGCAAATGGAATCCCTCCGGCACGGCCTGGAACCCCAGAGGCGGAAGCTACACCTATGTGGCGGCAGTCGGCGGAGACGGACAGTTTTTCACCCTGCAGAATGTAACGGTAAAACCGGTCAGCGCCGTCTATGAACCCTTTGCGGATACCACTCTGACCGTCAGTGAGGAACCCTATGCCAAAGAAGAGCTGGGGCTCAGCGACACCCTTGCGGTCACCTACACCTCCGAAGACGGCGTGGTCAAGGAAACCCGGGACGAACCCCTTGTCTGGACGCCGGAAGTCCCCGGTGATTTCGGAACCACCGAAACCACCCAGACTTTTACCGCCAGATTGGCGCTGCCAGCCTATGCGGGCGGCGATAAAGCGCTGAGCAAGACCATTCGTGTGAGCGAAAAGAGCCCGCTGGTCATCCGCGGTGTAAAAGCTCAGAACAAAGTTTATGACGGTACTGCTGACGCGGTACTGGATTTCAGCCAGGCCACCTTTACCGGAGACCCGGGATTTGGCAGCTATACTGTGGATTGGGAGCAGGCCACCGGAACCTTTGAGGACGCCAACGCCGGCGACCATAAAAAAGTGACGGTGGAAGGCATTGTGCTTTCGGGTAAAGACGCGGACCACTATATTTTAAGCGTTGAGCAGGTGAGCGCGAGCATTCAAAAAGCCGAAATTCAAGGCGTAGTCTTTGAAAGTGCGAGATTCCCGGAAGATGGAAAACCGCACAGCCTGGAAGCCGTCTATCCAGAAGGTTGCGGCATTACCGGCGTGAGCTATACCTATGAAAAGGACGGCGTGAAAACCACTGAAGCCCCAAAAGAAACCGGTGTCTACAAGGTGACCGCCACCTTTACAGTGGACGATAACCATCAGGCACTCGCACCCATGACCGCCACCATGACCATTGGCGAAGCCGGGGGAACCGTTGAGGAGGCCGTGGTGGAAGGATTGCCCGAAGGCGTGACCGGCTGCACTGTGACCGCGGATAAAGACCACGTCACCGAGGCCGGAGAAACCGTCACCTATACCCTGACCCGGAACAGAGAACGGAAGTCCTATGTGCCGGCAGTCCTGACCGTTAACGGCCAGGCCCTGCCGCTGACCTATGATCAAGAAAGCGGACAGTTTAAAGCCGCCTATGTGGCTGAGGACCCAACGGCGACCATTGCGGCAACGGTTCAGTATGTTCTGCTTGGAAGCTTCAGCGGCGATGAGACCATCAATATCATTGACGCCCAGCAGCTGGCTCAGACTGCAGCGGCTGGAGAAACCCCATCCGAACGCCAGAAGGCTGCCGGAGATGTGAACTTTGATGGAAAAGTCAATATCATTGACGCCCAGCAGATCGCCCAGTACACGGCGGATCCTGAAAAACAGTTTTAAAAACCAAAAAGCTGCCGGTGCGCTTTAAGCAGCATCGGCAGCGTCTTCTGTCAAAGGACAGGGCGTCAGAAAAGAGAGGTGTGAGATGTTAAATGGTTTACTGGGGATGCTGGCATCCGGCTTTGCCGGAGCGGGGCTGGCCATATATCAAGATTTAAAGCATAACAGCGAAAATAGAAAATATCGCTATATCGTGGGAGGCTTCACACTTTTTACCGCTATGGCAGCCAGTTTTTTAGCATTCAAAAGTATTATTGTGTGTGTGTTGAGTCTGATAAGCTTTATGGCGACTTTTACTGTTATGTGTTGTATGTGTGTTTCGGGGAATATGTCCGAAAACAATGAGTAAGAAAGGTTCTAAAAATGCGGCGAAGATATGTGACAAAACAGGAGCACCCGGACATGGAAAAAACATTAAAAATTTTAAAGGAGGAAAAAGGATACACGTTCAATGTTGAACAGAATGTCGCGATAAACTATGGATTGTGTGTGGGTGCCGATGTACTTGGCACCGCCAATCCAGTGTATAGCGGCGTGCAGATGAGTGAAATTTTCCGGGTTCAGTCTGAGGGACTGGACGCCACCCTGCTGCTTAACCCGGAGCTGGGTGGCGCAAGGGCAAAAGAACTCAGGCTTGGTCTTGAAGCTGGCCTGAATGTCAAACCATTAGCTGACGAGGAACTGCCTCTGACCAATATCCAGTGGCTGCGGCGCGCCATGGCAAAGGGAATCGATATTGAGCTTTACCCCGAATTTAAAGGGAGTATTACAAAAATTATTAATAAATACAATGAACTCTGTGGATGTCAAAAGCCAAAAGGAAATAAAAAATGTATTTTGAAGGTAATTCGTGTCAAAGAAGAAGTAAACGAAATGGAAGTTCAGTACGACGATCCAGAAAAATTGGACGCTGTTGTTAGTGAAATAAACGAATCCCATTTAGACAAGGTGCAACGGTTGAAAGAAAAACTGTATGAGTGTGATATTCACACATTGGGAAAAAGAGTCCTTGAGCCCGTGGAGCAGCAAACGTATTTTGAAATTGTAAAAGAATGATGTAAAGAAAGTGATAATATGACAATATATTTAAAAAGAATAATTTGTTTTGCATTGTGTGTACTGTCAGTTCTGTTGTTGACAAGTATTCCTGGCAAAGCGGCTGGCACAAATTATGACATAGATTTTACTCCAAGCCAGGAAGGTGACAAGCTGCCCGAAGGATGGAGTGTCTATAAAGGAAGTGCCAGTATGAAAAATGGCTATCTTGAGATGGAAAAGGGTACCATTCTTTGTTTGCCAGAAAATATGACAAATAGTAATTTTACTTATGAGGCAGATTTTACCATAACAGATGCTGATAACAGTAGCCGATGGTTTTCTTTGATGTATCATCTTCTTGGTTCAGGATCGGATCCGGCCCCATATATGAATATGTGCATTCGACAGGATGCCACTGCCGGTAACGGTGTCGAGGTTGCATACCGAACCTCCGGTTATAACTGGAATGTGGTAAAAACAGCAAGTTACGATAGTTTTATCGAAGAGAGCAAAATATATACGGCTCAAGCGATTGTAAATGGGGACAAAGTGATGGAATCCATCAATTCTAAGCCGATGATCCTTTATGACGAAGTTAAATCAGGAGAAAGCGGAAAATTCGCGCTTCAGACAGATGGGTGTAAGGCACGAGTTTATGGTATTAGCCTAAAAGAGACACAGCCGTTGCCTGATACAATTCCGAGTCAGGCAGATAAAATTAAAGAAGTTTATGAACCGAATACTGGAATTGTGGCACCGCCCACAGTCGTTCTGCAAATGGATGAACAAGCAGATATGACAGGGCTTTCAGGCAATAAGCCCCCACAGACCGCTTTGTTCGATTTAATGTTGCAGATGGGGGAACCCAAAATTCAATTAGGTGCAGAAACGCAAATTGATTTAGAGCAGGCCTTTGGAGCCTGCGGAAAAAAAGTCATTCCTGCTTTTACAGTGGATAATATTGAGGAAGCAAAAGCATTGGTTCAGTATGTTCGACTAAATAGTGAATTTGATTTAATGGCGGTTTCGGAAAGTAGTGAGGTGCTCCAGTACATTTATGAAGAAGAGCCTTCAGCCATTCGAACCGTACAGAAGTTTCAAACCCTTGAAGAAGATCGGACCACTTCCACCGTTACACACACCTCAAAAGCTTCTATTGCCATGGTACCAAGATCCATAAACCGTGCATCCGTGGAGTATCTGCAAAGCCGTTTTTTGTCTGTTTGGGTAAAGGATGATGCTTCGACTGATGAAGCGATAACAAAGGGAGCGCTGGACAATGGTGCAAACGGTGTTGTGCTAAAAGATGAAGAAACAGCTTATCAATTATACGAACTGGTTGATCGAAAGAATGTTTATTGCCGAAAAACACCCTTTATCGGACACCGAGGCTATCCTAAGGTCGCGCCGGAGAATACGGTGGAATCATTGAAAGAAGCAGGTCGGGCCGGGGTTGAAGCTGTGGAGTGTGATGTGTACATAACGAGTGACCAGCAATTAATTATTAATCATAATGGAGATATAAACGGTTATACGACCAATTCTTCTGCAAAAGGGAGTGTTGAGTCGATGACATTGAGTCAGCTGAAGTCTTATACCTTGAAAAAAACAGGACAATATGGCAATTGTAAGTTTGCTACATTAGATGAACTTTTTGATACAATGGTCAATGAGTTTCCGAAAATGGTTTTGGTGATTGAGATTAAGACATCCAAACCAGAAGTGGCTCAAATGATTAAAGATCTGGCTGAGAAGAAAGGCGTGGCTGATCGGATTGTTGTGATTAGTTTTAACGCAAATCAGATAAGTAATATGGGAAAAACAATGCCGGGTATTGGTTTAGGCTATCTTTCATCACACTCTGGAAACAGCACCAGTGAAGCGGTTTACCAGGTTATGAAGTCAGTGGGAAAGCTGGGGTCTGCCTTTGACCCCAATTATGGAAACGTCAATAAAGAGCAGATGTATGCATTGAGACACCGTGGAATCGCGACCAATGTGTGGACGGTTGATGGTGAAACAAATATTGCATCACAGATTAACAATGGAGCCTTTTCAATTACAACAGATGATGCAAATATCAGAGGAAAGTATAATACACTATTTTTACCAGAACGGTTAAATTCAGACTATATTCTTGGAAGCCAGGATAAAACATTCGATTTAAGTATGGGAGACGTAAGGATCAATCAGGGAGACATGGTACGCGTATACCAGTCAAATCCAAATGAACAAACGACTTATGGCATTACCGTAGTGGATAATGCAAAAGCTACGCTTATTCTGGATAACATTAATCAGAAGACAAAGCATCCCTCTGAGATTGCTTCCAATGAGATTGCTCCCTCTGCTATTAAGGTAGGTAATAATGCCGACTTAACCATACTGGTGAAAGGAGAAAACAAAATTAATCAAGTCAATGCTGAAGTTGGTCCCGAAGTTGATGCGATTGGACTTGGTAA
The DNA window shown above is from Eubacterium limosum and carries:
- a CDS encoding YDG domain-containing protein; protein product: MKKKMRKKAIPQKVAAGVMSGVMLLSSTGATALAQEIQGTELFKGDDAKQTAKGIVKTAVQSAPTLASRTDTTVTLNSEANLYYAYTEAGKEPSAYTWTKASGDTVTISGLTAGTSYDFVCATDDKGTGMSPASTIYTLQAAPVNPESCAAVTYPEETITIKAGYEMNTQKDFNGDMVANGASISDFIGKGLYVRAAKNGEIPAGVAAEYTIKARPENSTSVPADQITRSTTGFSFTPNPLGIYQYTGGGQTTPKTIVGGKVTGLQPGTVYSLIDYTSATANAFKSGTNTQEIRTKSVVAPATKDGPGATQSANTVKADKTEADSGETITYTITYGEGYTPSMTIGGDEMAFDTAAVDPETKTAVFEYTVKAGDTTVSAVAHFNERGVKAVDAQENKTLYANDPSNQSAQALTESLPKKVGVTYDNQTRGEADASWQLNKDSQWNVKGGDYTYEALVGAVKVTQAVAVLPVFATFEPMGDIKLPVKTDGYTANELGLINSIEVTYTGSGFETQTDKAVAVVWSPAVPSGFGANPTDRQLFSGKVNVPEWATITNPTLSREVSFGIPVTVNGLVFYDKPYDGTDVASWNENDIGKMSLKVNGTTLQGYTLQKDSGAKIHLDSPNVGTRTIAGVSGLSIAGPEADKYVLDFSGMTVTITKQTNVTAPDTVTVTSGSVTDTSAEVSVTTPTQGYLLEYASAEAGQQPTIWQTSGTFTGLKPGTAYDFYARYAETSNNAASDATKTASSTKTNAQVAAPTKAGAGKNDPACTITADVEHAAKDAKVTYTVKPSENFSVNENTSLTINGQAVELTKGAVDAKGLSTYTALYTVKDADAVIKAEVTFNKRAVKTVTPPDAITTTANDPVNASQQTLEQSLLQTLEVKYDNGVTGQELVQWAKKGESPDWDAKGKTYAYTATLVSDKSKTTDLTVTVKPVNATITPIPEKTIAIREKAYTMEELGLGSTLAVTFDESVEAMDCLVSWSPDTPGDFGTTGSKETSKTFAGTVTLPGWATAAGTTIDATVKTATPLTVTGITVTPKAYDGTTEATLVLDGGQLSGAIAQGDTVEFNTSAVLEANFDDADAGTGKSVTVSGNALQGSEASKYIIDWSACDIKGDITKAVGIAAPTTPVVDTGQTTSTSVTLKPVTITDPIATAAGARVQYSKDQVNWQDRPVFNGLEPGTAYAFYARVGATGNTEASASSAASPTITTKVAVVAPVLSVDGDCTAGQACKVELYDAANKKINDLLEADAGTKVSYKITYCDSHTMHFTFKGNALALSDSTPGMRRAPDEKRTWYYDYTIQPGDTTVTAAAEAAPKTVKNITADPITMAANDARNQSAETLLKSLPKSIKFQYDNGTEGTDLVENWTLKTGEWALKGANLTYEGTLKNNPRAKVTQSVTVDPVTAEIQTNVGKITLRERPQGYTLADLEGEGLPMAASIGYDSYVDPADKTAAITWQLPEDFGKTSGAVDITGSVQLPEWATAATTDVISANFEITARAQASLEIDVADVTKTYDGSAVMENVPVKLNSTSLDPAHKAVTLSAETATVRFQTPNVGTGLTYTVEGLTLTGADADWYALSATYKNGVIEQAAVAAPAVPEADSISLNSIALKPVVLEGAAKAAGAKVIYQISKDNGKTYENNTDKYSPDFKNLDPGKAYSFKTSVEATANTKASEASAGLTIRTKFNPVAPIIAKTSPCEGGECKVDMADAQGAPITDKSEVGTGDVIHYTITSCDNHTPGKLLINSKTEVPLSGTGKVRTGFYTVTAQDSQLVSQVTFNDRQAVRVESPEPIEMYANDDRNQSAESLADSLSKEVAVVYDNGTRGTETIRKWNPSGTAWNPRGGSYTYVAAVGGDGQFFTLQNVTVKPVSAVYEPFADTTLTVSEEPYAKEELGLSDTLAVTYTSEDGVVKETRDEPLVWTPEVPGDFGTTETTQTFTARLALPAYAGGDKALSKTIRVSEKSPLVIRGVKAQNKVYDGTADAVLDFSQATFTGDPGFGSYTVDWEQATGTFEDANAGDHKKVTVEGIVLSGKDADHYILSVEQVSASIQKAEIQGVVFESARFPEDGKPHSLEAVYPEGCGITGVSYTYEKDGVKTTEAPKETGVYKVTATFTVDDNHQALAPMTATMTIGEAGGTVEEAVVEGLPEGVTGCTVTADKDHVTEAGETVTYTLTRNRERKSYVPAVLTVNGQALPLTYDQESGQFKAAYVAEDPTATIAATVQYVLLGSFSGDETINIIDAQQLAQTAAAGETPSERQKAAGDVNFDGKVNIIDAQQIAQYTADPEKQF